In a single window of the Melioribacteraceae bacterium genome:
- the rfaD gene encoding ADP-glyceromanno-heptose 6-epimerase, translated as MIVVTGGAGFIGSALVWKLNELGADRIVIVDELGKDEKWKNLNGLRYSDFYHKDDFISLVLQNSIPFKISSIIHLGACSATTEKDADFLMDNNVHYSQELAKFALEKGIRFIYASSAATYGDGSFGYNDNEDELNILRPLNMYGYSKHLFDTWIKRNGLLDKVVGVKYFNVYGPNEYHKGDMRSVVHKAFEQIRDTGKVSLFKSYNSEYKDGEQMRDFIYVKDAVDMTLFFLENQEKNGIYNVGTGKAQTWIELVTALFNALGKPVNIDYIDMPEELRGKYQYFTQANIDKIRSAGFSADINSVEIGVNDYVKNYLLKKQYFGLS; from the coding sequence ATGATAGTAGTTACCGGAGGAGCTGGTTTTATTGGAAGCGCGCTTGTTTGGAAATTAAATGAGTTGGGAGCAGATAGAATTGTTATTGTAGATGAATTAGGTAAAGATGAAAAATGGAAAAATTTAAATGGACTTAGGTACTCCGACTTTTATCATAAGGATGATTTTATCTCTCTAGTATTGCAAAATAGTATTCCATTTAAAATATCATCGATCATTCATCTAGGTGCTTGTTCCGCTACAACTGAAAAAGATGCTGATTTCTTAATGGACAATAATGTTCATTACTCCCAAGAACTCGCGAAGTTCGCACTCGAAAAAGGGATTCGATTTATTTATGCTTCATCAGCGGCAACATATGGTGATGGCTCATTCGGTTATAATGATAATGAAGACGAATTAAATATTCTCCGCCCACTAAATATGTATGGGTATTCAAAACATCTTTTTGATACATGGATTAAGAGAAACGGATTATTAGATAAAGTTGTGGGGGTGAAATATTTTAATGTTTATGGACCAAATGAATATCACAAAGGTGATATGCGAAGTGTGGTTCACAAAGCTTTTGAACAAATTAGAGATACCGGAAAGGTCAGCTTATTCAAGTCTTATAATTCCGAATATAAAGATGGTGAACAAATGAGAGATTTTATATACGTTAAAGATGCGGTTGACATGACTTTATTTTTTCTAGAGAATCAGGAAAAGAATGGGATTTATAATGTTGGGACGGGTAAAGCTCAAACTTGGATTGAATTAGTTACGGCACTTTTTAACGCCTTAGGAAAACCTGTAAATATAGATTATATTGATATGCCAGAGGAACTTAGAGGTAAGTATCAATATTTCACTCAAGCTAATATTGATAAAATTAGAAGTGCCGGTTTTAGTGCTGATATAAATTCTGTTGAAATCGGTGTAAATGATTATGTTAAAAACTATTTATTGAAAAAACAGTATTTCGGATTAAGCTAA
- a CDS encoding four helix bundle protein, translated as MQLETTKSRSEFRKRIYFFTLKLIEFIDLLPKDNLSLRIGNQLFSSGTNVISNYIEATAASTKKDLNSYTVIALKSANESKLWLALLRDSKRAKTEKVKWFLDELDDISKILTSSINSEK; from the coding sequence TTGCAGCTTGAAACAACAAAATCGAGAAGTGAGTTTAGAAAAAGGATTTACTTCTTTACACTAAAACTTATTGAGTTTATTGATTTACTGCCGAAAGATAATCTATCGTTACGGATCGGCAATCAATTGTTCAGCAGCGGAACAAACGTTATTAGCAATTATATCGAGGCGACTGCAGCATCAACCAAAAAAGATCTGAATTCATATACAGTAATTGCACTGAAATCAGCGAATGAATCAAAGTTGTGGCTGGCACTACTGCGCGACAGCAAGCGAGCTAAAACTGAAAAAGTAAAATGGTTTCTTGATGAACTTGATGATATTTCTAAAATCTTGACTTCTTCCATTAATTCAGAAAAATGA
- a CDS encoding 8-oxo-dGTP diphosphatase yields the protein MTQLATLCYVMHENKTLMLHRVKRDNDYHKGKWNGLGGKFEAGESPEECAKREILEESGLVIENPILKGIITFPLFDKVKDWYVFLFTVNKFSGELIHSNEGNLEWIDNEKLTDLNLWEGDKIFIPWLFQDKFFSAKFNYDDGVFKNYTVNFY from the coding sequence ATGACCCAGCTCGCAACTCTTTGTTATGTAATGCACGAAAATAAAACTCTTATGCTTCATCGTGTAAAAAGAGATAATGATTATCATAAAGGAAAATGGAACGGACTCGGAGGTAAATTTGAAGCGGGCGAATCCCCTGAAGAGTGTGCAAAAAGAGAAATACTGGAAGAGAGCGGCTTAGTGATTGAGAACCCAATACTTAAGGGGATTATTACTTTCCCATTGTTCGATAAAGTTAAAGATTGGTATGTTTTTTTATTTACTGTAAACAAATTTTCCGGAGAATTAATTCATTCGAATGAAGGAAATCTAGAATGGATTGACAACGAGAAATTAACCGATCTAAATTTATGGGAAGGAGATAAAATTTTTATTCCATGGCTTTTTCAGGATAAATTTTTCTCGGCAAAATTTAATTATGATGATGGCGTCTTTAAAAACTATACAGTTAATTTTTATTAA
- a CDS encoding alpha/beta fold hydrolase, with protein MSLHINGLTVKTYGDESKKAIVFIHGFPFDQCMWRQQVNYLKDEYYCVTFDVRGLGDSFVGDGQYTMEFFVSDLYTIMCQLHLYKPVLCGLSMGGYIALRSYEKRPEYFGGLILCNTKSEADDNAAKLKRSSLINQINTKGLPNFCDQFVTNCFADETPKENEQLFQTTLLKTYSQNPIGVKGALIAIMSRTDTTEVLSQINIPTLVIAGAFDKIVPPQVMRAMAEKIPGAEFAVVPRAGHLTALENPDNVNDLIYGFMRNNFIH; from the coding sequence ATGAGTTTACATATTAATGGCCTTACCGTCAAAACATACGGAGATGAATCGAAGAAGGCAATAGTATTTATTCATGGTTTTCCCTTCGATCAATGTATGTGGCGTCAACAAGTTAATTATTTGAAGGATGAGTACTATTGTGTAACATTTGATGTTCGCGGTTTGGGTGATAGCTTTGTAGGTGATGGACAGTATACAATGGAATTCTTTGTATCTGACTTATACACAATAATGTGCCAACTACATTTATATAAACCGGTATTATGCGGATTATCGATGGGCGGTTACATAGCTCTTCGCTCCTACGAGAAAAGACCTGAATATTTCGGTGGCTTAATATTATGCAATACTAAATCGGAAGCAGATGACAATGCCGCTAAGTTAAAGAGATCCTCTTTAATAAATCAGATTAATACAAAAGGGTTGCCAAATTTTTGTGATCAGTTCGTGACGAATTGCTTTGCTGATGAAACTCCTAAAGAAAACGAGCAGTTGTTTCAAACAACTCTTTTAAAAACTTATAGCCAAAATCCTATTGGAGTTAAAGGCGCTTTAATTGCGATAATGAGCCGCACCGACACAACAGAAGTGCTTTCACAGATCAATATTCCTACCCTAGTTATCGCGGGAGCTTTCGATAAAATCGTACCGCCTCAAGTTATGAGAGCAATGGCTGAAAAAATCCCCGGAGCAGAATTTGCTGTTGTACCGCGAGCAGGACATTTAACCGCTCTAGAAAATCCTGATAATGTTAATGATCTGATTTACGGATTTATGAGGAATAACTTTATTCATTAA